The genomic region AGGACCTGCACAGTCAAGTGTTGGACAAAACAGAAGATACCTCGCCGAaagatcttcttcacccaaaTTTACAACTAATTGGTTGTAGGGGATATCAGGCATCTGCGACGACTAACCCGACAAAGCAGTTTGTCGACGGAGGTTCTTGCCAACGCAAGATATCCTGACACTTGTCGAGCACTCCTTGACAAGCGGAACTGATGATGGCACCCAAGATGAAACCATCAGCAAGCTCTTGACGACATGGAACAGCACACTGACCCAACTCGACTCCCCTGAACAGCATGATAGGGCAGCAAAATTCGCTGCTATGACCAAAGCTGgcgtcaccatcatcattgtCGTCATCATCTTGGATATCTTGCTGCTTGGTCCATCGCTTTGGTGGTCTTCGAGCAAAAAGCGTCTGCCCCGTGTTTTCTATCTCATCTCCGCTGTCTACGGGATGATAGCGATGGGGCGTGGATTGTGGTGGCGGTCGCGTTGCCTCATGGTTTTCACGTGGCGGTCATCGCAAAAGAAACTGTGGTGATgaccctcatcatcatcctgtTTGTCGGCGCCGGAATAAGGCTTGTTACAAGTCTCATTGGCTACTGGTTTTCCTGTTGGGACCCAGACAGTTCAGGTCCGTCGAGACTGCCAGAGTGGTCAAggcgaggggggagttgggcaACGGCCGGTAGTGCGACGAAGTGTTAGATCCGAGATGACTCTTGCCAAGCAAGCTGTACGCCACGAGGAGAAAAGGGTCAGGTCGGAGACACCCGAGAGTGACCGAGTCGAGAACAAAGAGGGAAGCAGGTTGAGGCCGAGGAAACCACTTGGTGATCAAGGGACGTACAGCGAAAAGATTGGCTATCTTGGAGAGAAATGCGTATGTCCAGCCCCCAATCACTGTCCCCATTGCATGTCAACTGACCTGAGCGGCTCAGATATTTGACCTTTTTAGCCTGCACAACCTACCCAACTGGTCCGGTGAGACAAACTGGACCAGCAGTCTACGCAGCCTTCAAAATCTGTTTGAAGATTTCCCAATCCACCAAGAGAAGCACCACGCTGATTTCACCTATCACGACACAACGGGGGCAATGCGTGAAGCGCTCCGTCAAGAGGGGGTACGAGTCTCTCCCAGCTAGTCAAACAACACAAAGTATCACATAGAGGTCAAGACCACAGAGGGGAGATGTTGGGCACCGATGAAAGTGAGCGTCAATCAGACAAGGCTGGTAAGTGTCTACCTGGTTCCTCTCTCAGACCTTGTGATGTTGACAGTTTTCTGCAGTTGGAAAACTACGAGGGTGATGCGAACAATGTCTACATACTGGTCAGGGTGTTTGATATGCGAGAGCGTcatggggggttgaggtggtttCCCTAGCCTCGGCGGAGGGAGAATTGAAGTTAAAAGTGCCGAAAGAGGGCTATTATGAGGTTACGACGAAGAATACCTACGTGTAAGGTagtggtgttttgttgtttggcAGCAAGCACTGGACAAAATACCTGGCTGCATGCCATGGAAAAGTATAATGATTGTCAAACTACATCCTTTCAAAAGTAAATAGGCTTTAAAAGATAGCTGAAAGGCCTaaggagagagatggaggcgTATTGACTTTCGTTTGAGCCATGCTTTAGAATATCAAGTACGTTGACTTTCTTTTGCAGTCACATGGTATGCATCCATTCATGAAGGTCTCGCAAACAGAATCTGGGTATTTTATCACCGACTGAGGTTAAATCCATCAACCTAACACTGGCAACGAAGGCATTTGCTTCTGATCCTTCCCAAGCCGTGCAGCCTGAATATTCAAGGGATGTATGGGATGACATCATCTGTATCCCAAGGAGCAATATAGTCGGCAGGAAGCTCCTCATCAGGTGGCACCTGATGTGCCTCAGCCCATACACGAACTGCCTCATAATTTTTGCATTTGTGTCGGGTGTTGAAATCGGGGAATGCCTGAGGTTGCTTCGTATTTGGTTGATGAGTCCATACTTGCCCAAGCACCCCATTATCCACATTGCACATGAGCACTTGTCGAACGATATCTAAGCAATGTGCTAATAGAAACACAATACGTCTTAGTACTCTGAAAATATAGGATGAGGTGCACTAGTACAGGCCAACTTACTAAGGTGACTTTTGAAGATATTTTCTTCGATGTCAAACGCGTCATCGCCTATAGCCTTATAATAATTGTAGTTGAAGTAAAGGGACTTGCGAACCAAATTCTAAAACCCAAGTGCTTTGGTTAGATGCTGGTAACAAGTATCCAAACATAACGTACCAGGCAATGTAAGTGGTGTAGGCCCTCCACATTCACGAAGAAACCACCTCCATATTTTTTTGCTCGTTGAACGTGGTGCTTTGTGAGCCCGCTCGCAATCCCTTCATTCTCTGGGATGATGGAGGCTCTATCTATTTCCCTGTTAGCCTTGCGTAACCCATCTCCCATTAACAATAATAACTAACACTCAATACCCAAAGCCTCCCATGCCGCGTCCACTCTGGGCGACCCTTGGAGACGATATACCACTTCTTTCATAAATGAACCATTAAAGGACGTGATTGAGTACGCGTGATCAACTTCGTTAAGCACGGGCGCTAAGTTTAGTTCATTGCCATCAGTATACTTATCCAAGAGTCAAAAATTCATAAcacgcagcagcagcagttgaaCTTCTTAATTTATACATGAAAGTTGACTTACAGTACTGCGACGTGCGCATCGCACATTGCCGGTCCAAATCCATCTCTATTCCTTGTTGGATTTGTTGGCTGACAATAGTGGCTATTGTTATGCCAAGAATCAAGCCTAGCAGAAAGAAAAGCGACTTGATGAATATTGATGGCAACAATGTTTGTTCTGGGGAACGACGTTTTCGGATCTTGGGGAGTAGCTCTGAATCATGATCCGAGTCGGAGTCTTCGCTTGTCCCTGCAAAGGAAATCTTGTCTTCGGACATACCTGAAGACATCGTGGTGGCGACGAGGCCAATGATGCTCGTGATTGGGTATATGGGAGCCAGATATGAGGAACGTTGGGACGGGTTAATtgagggagaaagaaagcaGCTGGAAGGGAAGGGTAAGGTACCTGTATTATATGCTGAAGATCTTAGCCGGAACTTGGCAGCTTTTAGCCGCTCATTGTACTTCTTGATCTACCAAGTAGGAAACCAAAAGTAAGGTAGATATCTACAGGCAGGAAGTCAATAGAATATTTTTGTGTAGATTGATTAGGTACGCAGTTTTCTTCAGTGTTGTTTGCATCTAAGCACGAGAGACAGGACTCAATTCTGCATTCAGTGAATGCTAATTACTTTATGAACCACCTCGCtagctaggtaggtatttCTGAGAGACATGTCTGAAGCTTTTAAAAGGAATGGATAGCTGTGCGCAAACACCGCAAATGTTACTCGAGTGAACACATGAACACCAAAAAATGAAAGTGCAACACGGGTAACTCATTGGCTCCTCAGACCTCCATGCGCCACATGTATCTCACATGCCAAAGAAGCGCTTGACCCCAACCACGCTCGTGTGTAGCCAAGAAGCTGAACTATCCATGGCCATAAGGTGTGCGCGGTATCCTCTTTCAAGGGAGGCAAGGTCGAGGTATCCGGGCCCCGACGGAAGCTGATTGAACGTCAGAAACAATGAGACTCAGGAGCCAAAACCACTATAGCATACCCAGTGATTCGGGCGCTCCCATTCGAACTTCTTTTTACCATAGGAATAGGAAGATACCCAGGCCGACCTAGTGGCCGAAGCGTCAACGGTCGGGGGAAGACCTGGTTGTCCCTAGTCGAACTTCTTTTTGCCATAGGAATAGGAAGATACCCAGGCCGACCTAGTGGCCGAAGCGTCGACGGTCGGGGGAAGACCTGGCTCTCGCGTGTCGATGTCAAGTTTCTGGCGGCAGAACGCTAGTAAACAGACTTTTCTTCAAAGACTGGATGCCGAATCATTACCTCAGAACTCATAGACGGAGCTATAGCCATGGAGGCTACGCCGGTGAAGGCGGTGGCAAAGATGAAGCCCCTCATTGTTGGGCAGCGTCGGTAGCAGTGCACAGTGAGAAGCAAGCAAGCACTTAGAAACAAAGAGAGGGAATCCTGTGTACCAAAATGGGCGTATATGTAATGGGAAAGCGAGTGTGAAGTTGAACGGCAACTTAACTGC from Podospora bellae-mahoneyi strain CBS 112042 chromosome 4, whole genome shotgun sequence harbors:
- a CDS encoding hypothetical protein (EggNog:ENOG503PGJN), which codes for MCQLMMEIASLSAHHQSLEFPSPTQRGHEVFWMMYRAFCYCVVANFLLLLTCVSPNVKDLALYRVNVTRLAKDLHSQVLDKTEDTSPKDLLHPNLQLIGFCRRRFLPTQDILTLVEHSLTSGTDDGTQDETISKLLTTWNSTLTQLDSPEQHDRAAKFAAMTKAGVTIIIVVIILDILLLGPSLWWSSSKKRLPRVFYLISAVYGMIAMGRGLWWRSRCLMVFTWRSSQKKLW
- a CDS encoding hypothetical protein (EggNog:ENOG503PGJN), which encodes MTLAKQAVRHEEKRVRSETPESDRVENKEGSRLRPRKPLGDQGTYSEKIGYLGEKCIFDLFSLHNLPNWSGETNWTSSLRSLQNLFEDFPIHQEKHHADFTYHDTTGAMREALRQEGLENYEGDANNVYILVRVFDMRERHGGLRWFP
- a CDS encoding hypothetical protein (EggNog:ENOG503P4TX; COG:S); its protein translation is MSSGMSEDKISFAGTSEDSDSDHDSELLPKIRKRRSPEQTLLPSIFIKSLFFLLGLILGITIATIVSQQIQQGIEMDLDRQCAMRTSQYSPVLNEVDHAYSITSFNGSFMKEVVYRLQGSPRVDAAWEALGIEYRASIIPENEGIASGLTKHHVQRAKKYGGGFFVNVEGLHHLHCLNLVRKSLYFNYNYYKAIGDDAFDIEENIFKSHLTHCLDIVRQVLMCNVDNGVLGQVWTHQPNTKQPQAFPDFNTRHKCKNYEAVRVWAEAHQVPPDEELPADYIAPWDTDDVIPYIP